GCCGACCTGGCCGGGATTTCAGTGGAGCGTGCAGAAGTTCAGATCAAGAACACATCATTTACTGAAATCGGACCGGTTTTGATCACCCACTGGGGACTCAGTGGTCCGGCCGTACTGAAACTCTCAGCGTGGGCAGCGCGGGAGCTGCATGAACGTGAGTACCGCTACGACGTGCAGATCAACTGGCTCCATCCAATGAATGAGCAAGAGGTTCGAAAACAGTTGACGAATTTGAGGGACGATCAATCCCGCAAGCTGGTCAGGAATCAAAATAGACTTCCGTTTCCGGCCCGGCTCTGGGAGAGGTTCCTGGAACTGAGCCATATCAAACCGGACAAACGGTGGGCGGATCTTTCCAACAAAGAGATCCACGAACTTACGCAGCAGCTCACCCGGGGAACGTACAACATCCAGGGAAAAACCACTTACAAAGAGGAGTTTGTAACCTGTGGCGGGATTCCGCTTAACGAGGTAAATCCGGATACGCTTGAGAGCAAAAAAGTGCCAGGATTATATTTTGTCGGCGAAGTACTGGATATAGATGGAGTTACCGGCGGGTTCAATTTCCAGGCTGCATGGACAAACGGATGGCTTGCGGCTCAGTCGATTGCGGGGGAATAACTTTACACATCAAACAAACCATCTTGCAACGGACTGTTTATATTGCGTGTACTCCTCACCGAATTTTGATTCAAGGATCTGTTCCTCCGGGATGATCTGATATCGGTTCATATACCCGACAAAAGCAAAAGAGAAGAGTATGGAGAAAGGGTTCATCAGGTAAAATCCCCAGCCGATCAGCATAAGAAACATGCCCAGGTACATCGGGTTGCGGGTGTAGCTGTATATTCCAATAGTTACAACAGTTGATGTCTCTGCCGGGGTCATTGGGTGAATCGTTGTTTTTGCTTTTCGAAACTGAACGATACCGGTTAGGGATATCAAAATTCCGGTTAGTGTAATTGCTACAGCCATACTCCAGCGGAGCTGCCACTCCACGAAAAAACCCGGTGAGACCAGGCTGATTCCCCACATCAGCAGTGCAGTAACGATCAGCACAACGACGGGAGGGATGGTAAGTGAAAGATTTCTCATGATGATTTCTCTGAATTTAACAAAGCTCAATTGTGAATAATGGAATAGAAGCCGACTATTTTTGTAGCTGTAAAACAGCGAATAATCCTAAAAAATCAATTTCCAATCATAATGGTATATGCCGTGTTGGGGCACGGTTTGGCAGTAAAGAGCTTTTGGTTTAAAGGATTTACCCAGTTTTTTAAAAGTCAGTAATTTTCGACTGATATGAAATTACACCGAACCTTTATCAATAAAGTCAGCTGGTCTGATCCTATAATTCACTCTTTTTTTGCTCAAACAGCCACTCGAGGGCAAAACGGTCTTCGTAAGCGGGTATCCATGAAAAATGATCGACATGAGGGTACTCGGTATAACCCGGGGTTCCGCCCGCTTCCCGAATCGCCTGAACCATATCGCGTGAAAGCTCTACCGGCACAACATTATCCTGTGCCCCATGAAACGTCCAGATCGGCAGATCTTTTATGAGGTGCGCTTTGGATGGATCGCCGCCGCCACAAACCGGCATAGCGGCTGCAAACGTATCCGGGTAACGCGTAATGAGATCCCACGTGCCAAATCCGCCCATGGATAGTCCGGTGATGTAGATTCGGTTTTTATCCACCGGCATTTCATCTGCAATCTGTTGAACCAAATCGTAGGCCATTTGAAGAGGTTTTGTGGGTTTCTCCATCAGGCCTGATCCTTCATTCCTCCAGTCAAGGTTGGCCCAGTAATCGTCATCGGGAGCTTGGGGAGCAATGACGATGGCGGGATGTTCCTGTCGGAAATCCTCTTTTGCAAACGCCTCCACGCCCCATGTGAGCTGCGCTTCGTTGTCACTGCCCCGTTCTCCCATGCCGTGCAGGAAAAGCACGAGCGGGTAGTTTTTTCCATCCTCAAACTGCTCCGGAAGCAGAAGCCTGTAGGGCAGTTTATCTCCTTCATCAGAATGATATTCTTTTTCTTCAAACAGCTCTTTAAAATCGGACTGGGCTGCCGTTTGAAATGGGAACATCAGTGCTAAAACCGTAAGCGAAAAAATCGATATCAGAGGGAGATTTGATGTGATCATCCGATTCTCATGTCTATATTTTTTGATTCATGATAATATCGAAAATTTTTGCTGAAACTTATACATTAGTTTTACAAATCCAGCTAAACGTCATGCTGCTCTCTGATACGGTAACTCCCAATCTGTTTTGTGAAATGGTATTTGATCGATGGGGAAATCTTTGCCGTGCAAGGATGGGAGATCGCGGATCGGAGTCCGCGATGACGGTGGTAGGGTTTTGATCTCGAACAAAGCTACTCAATACTTGCTACCCAATACTCAAAACCCACTCACCTGCCTTCAATCACAAAAACTTACTCGCCAGGTTCGCCAGCTCCGATCGTTCTCCTTTCTCGAGGTTGATATGGGCGTAAATCTTATTGTTGTTCAGCCGGTCGACCAGGTAGGAGAGCCCATTGCTCTGGGCATCCAGGTAGGGTGTATCGATCTGGAAGATATCACCCGTGAATATAATCTTCGTATTCTCACCGGCACGCGTGATGATCGTTTTAATCTCGTGCGGGGTCAGATTTTGCGCTTCATCTACAATGAAAATCACGTTGCTGAGACTTCTTCCGCGAATGTAGGCGAGAGGCACAATTGAAAGCTTGTCGGTCTGAACCATCTCATCCAGTTTCTGGTAAGCTTTGCTCGACTCCTTGTACTGGTTTTTGATGATGTTCAGATTATCCCAAAGCGGCTGCATGTAGGGATCGATTTTGGATTGCGCATCACCGGGAAGATACCCGATATCGCGATTACTCAGCGGCACAATGGGACGTGCCAGAAAGATCTGACGATAGAGACTACGCTGCTCCAAAGCTCCTGCCAGGGCCAGTAATGTTTTTCCTGTTCCCGCCGAGCCGGTAATCGATACGAGTTGGATTTCCGGATTCATAATCGCATGCAGTGCAAATGTCTGTTCCGCATTTCGCGGTGATATTCCATAGGCATTTACGCGGTTCACCAGCTCAACCTTTTCAGATCCGGGGTTGAAATAACCAAGTGCCGAACTGGAGTGGTTTTTTAGAATATAAAAGTGATTGCTTACCGGGGGAGAGGGTTCAAGCTTTTTGGGATCAAGCTGACCCTCTTTGTAGAGTTCATTAATAAGACCGTTATCATTAAATTCAAGGTCGGTTTTTCCGCGGTAGAGATGGTCAATATCCTTAATTCGGATGGTTTCGTAATCTTCCGCATCCAGGCTCAGTGCACGCGCTTTTAGCCTCAGGTTGATATCTTTCGATACCAGAACTACTTTTTTGCTTTTTTCAGACTCCCGGAGCTTAAGAGCTGAATTCAGAATCCGGTGGTCGTTTTTAACCGATCCGAATACCCGGTTTGCATCGGTTTTGCTATCCTCATCATTCACCACGCGGATGTTTCCATGGGTTTTCCCATTCAGCGGAATCCACTTCTTCATCATATTGGAGTCGGAAATACCATCCAGATAGCGGATAAATTCCCGGGCATGAAGATTGGTGACGGAGTTTCCTTTTTTGAAAGAATCGAGCTCCTCCAGGACCGTTATAGGGATCGCTACATCATGCTTTTCGAAATTTTTAACGGCGTTGGAGTCGTAGAGAAGAACGGAGGTATCGAGAACGAAGATCTTTTTCGCTTTTTTAGTCTTTGGCATACAACCTTCCACTTAAATTGCTGAGTATGTGAAACAGAGGGGATGATGAAATCAATCATATATCTACAGTAATTAAACCGAGGGAGATAGTCAATTCGTGGGGCGATATTTCATGGTTTTTTAATCTGGTTTTTTGCCAGAGTTAACAATCTTCAAAGTCATCGGATGAGTCCCAAATGAACCTCATTTTTGTTCAAAATGACTCGGATTATCCGATGACACAATCTAAATTCAGCTCCATATAAAACAATGATAACATCGTATTAGCTCATAAATGTATACAAACCAATTCCCAGTGCAATCGCCGCATTCAGGCTCTCTACCGTATGACTATTCCCGGGGATGCGAACTTTTCTTCTGCCGGGCGAAAAGAGCGTATCCGTGATGCCGTTTCCTTCGTTGCCAATTACCAGGATGGTTTTATCTGACGGCTTCACATCATGAATTTCATCGGCATCTTCAGCTCCGTCCATCAGAAAGATCTCCCAGCCGTTCTGCTCAAATTGATTAAATAGTTCATGGAGATTCCCTTTCATATACGGCAGCGTGCCCGTTGCCCCGGCTGTGCTTCGTACCACTTTGGGATGAAAGGGATCGGCGGAACCATCACCAAACAGAATTCCCGAAGTATTGAACCAGGAGGCAGTGCGGATCATCGTACCCACATTTCCGGGATCCTGTACGGCATCCATCGCGACAATCAGTCCGGTTTTGGATTGAAGTGAGTTGATTGAAGCTTCTTCCGGTATTTTGCAGATCGCCAGGATTCCTTGCGGAGTTTCGGTGTCGGATATGGAGTGAAAATCATCCTGGTCGGCTGCAGCCATAGGAAGTTCACTTTCAGAAATATCACGTCCCGGTGTGTAGCCATTTTCAACGACAACGGTTTCAACTTCAATCGATCCGCTTTGTACAATCTGCTCCACGCACCGCTCCCCCTCAGCAATAAACAGGCCTTCATTCTTCCGGTATTTCGTTTTTAAAAGTTTTCTCCAGAGTTTTAACTGGTTGTTTGATGCCGGTTTAATTTTCATAAATCTTTGTCTTCACTGTGATTGGGTTTCATCACTGCAGCCTCTATATTTCAGGAAACCGCAAACAACACGCATGGAAAGTATGAAAGATTTTTTGAGAACGCTTGGGATTGAAGAGAAAAACGAAGGAACCTCAACCGGACAAACATTTTTAGAAGGGAGTTCAGAGAATATTGTCAGCTATACGCCTTCTGACGGATCAGAAATTGCATCCGTTTCGGTAACTACACGAAAGCAGTATGATGAAGTGGTGACGAAGTCAGAAGAAGCGTTTAAAACCTGGCGCATGATGCCTGCGCCCGAACGAGGAGAGATCGTCAGACAGATTGGATTGAAGCTTCGCGAATATAAAGAGCCGCTGGGAAAACTGGTCTCTTATGAGATGGGTAAAATTTATCAGGAGGGACTTGGAGAGGTTCAGGAGATGATCGATATTTGCGATTTTGCCGTAGGCCAGTCGCGCATGATGTACGGAAAAACGATGCACTCTGAACGCCCTCAGCACCGGATGTACGAGCAGTGGCATCCGCTCGGGCCGGTGGGTGTGATCTCGGCTTTTAATTTTCCTGTTGCCGTCTACAGCTGGAACGCGATGATTGCCGCAGTTTGCGGGGATACGGTGATCTGGAAAGGATCGGAAAAAACACCGCTATGCGGAGTTGCGGTTCAGAATATTACCGCTGAAGTGCTGAAAGAGAACGATCTGCCCGAAGGTATTTTTAGTCTGATCACGGGAGCCCGTGAAGTTGGCGAGTGGCTGGCTGAAGATGAGCGTATTCCTCTAATCTCGGCCACGGGATCGATTCGTATGGGCAAAGAGGTTGCCAAAACAGTGGGCGCAAGACTGGGGAAAACTATCCTCGAACTGGGCGGCAACAACGCCATCATTATCAGCAAAGATGCCGACCTGGAGATGACGATCCGCGCCGTAGTCTTTGGAGCCGTGGGAACGGCTGGCCAGCGCTGCACCAGTACACGTCGGCTTATTATTCACGACTCTGTCTATGACGAGTTAAAAGAAAGGCTCACAACAATTTATGAGAATATTTCTATTGGTGATCCGCTCGATTCTGGCACTCTCGTAGGGCCGCTAATAGACAAAGATGCCGTTAATGCCATGCAAGAAGCATTAAGGCAAGTGAAGGATGAAGGCGGTTCGGTTGTCTGCGGTGGTGACGTGCTTGAAAACCTTGAAGGCCACTATGTTAAACCTGCTATCTGCGAGGTGGAAAATCACTATGAAATTGTGCAGAATGAAACATTCGCCCCGATTTTATACATGATGAAATACAGTGATCTGGATGAGGCAATCAGCTATCATAACGGCGTTCGGCAGGGGCTGAGTTCGTCGATATTTACACTGAATATGCGTGAAGCTGAGACGTTTCTGAGTCATCGCGGATCGGATTGCGGCATTGCCAATGTGAATATCGGAACCAGCGGTGCGGAGATCGGCGGTGCGTTTGGCGGTGAGAAGGAGACTGGCGGCGGACGCGAGTCAGGTTCCGATGCGTGGAAAGCGTATATGCGGCGGCAGACCAATACCATCAACTGGGGTGATGAACTTCCGCTTGCCCAGGGAATTGAGTTTGATGTGTAATGAACGATTGACGCATGGCATGGTTAGATAAAATTATTGAGCCGGGTGAAGAGATGATCTTCAGATCAAAAGCCCACGAGTCGATCGTTTGGGTTCCTTTTGGTTTGATGGTGATTCTCTTCCTTATCGGCAGTTATGGAATTCTGTTTTGGCTCTCTGTGATTTTCTCACTGCTTGGCGTGTTTAACTATTTCTATTACGAGTATGCTGTCACGAACAGACGGATCATTACGAAATATGGTTTCTTCTACATCCGCTACAGAGAGCTGAGCCTGCAAAAAGTGGACAATGTCATTTGCTGGCAAAACATCGCTGATCGCCGCCTGGGAACGGGACTTATCACGCTGTTTGGGGTGGGTATCACTCAGCATAAATTCCGACGCATGGCCAATGCCATGGATTTCAAACATGCGGTATACAGCCAGCTATCAACCGAGCAGGAGAATTATTTTGAGAAGTAAAAATCTCTCAATAACATCAAAATTAGAGCTATTGGCACAGGTCAATCATTCAAAAGAAAAGAGATAGCAAGATCTGAAATAGAGGCGAATCGATGGATAAAATTGTAGCAATATTTCAGCGATATACAATTTCTTCATTTATCTTTTTAAGTTGCCTCTGGTCCTGGGGATATTGGGGGCTGATTGTTTACCCACTTGATATGACTGGGGAACTTTACATGCAAATTCCATACGCCTGGGGTCCGCTCTTTGCGATCTTGATTCTGAACTACTCTTTAAAAAACATTTTCAAAAGCCTGGCCAGCCAGATTACGAAATGGAAAGTTCATCCCGGATGGTATTTGCTTGCCATTGTATTGCCGTTTATTGAGGATATAATTCTTTTGATATTCTGGCTTTCTGGAGCCCCGGTTATAGTAGTGGACAGACCCCTAACGGACTATTTAGTTCGTTTTTCAACAACTTTATTTATTGCCGGATCTCTTGAAGAATTTGGGTGGAGGGGCTACTTGCAGCCAAATCTTCAAAAACAATATTCAGCTCTTGTCAGCGCTCTGTTTATCGGTTTGATCTGGGCTTTTTGGCACTTCCCTGTTGTCTTTTTCGGAGGTGCGTCCTATGAGCCTCAGGATTTTATCGGCCTGATCATTTTGCTTCCGCTTTTTTCAATTGTTATAGCTTGGTTGTATAACTCTACAAAGAAAGTGCTGATAATCCCGATGCTTTTCCATGCATCCGTAAATACACCAAATCCATTAAAACTATCAGAGATTGCGAGCGATACTCAACAAATGATTTTCGGACTCCTCGTAATAGGTTTTTGGATTCTTTTCCCTATCGCATTAGTACATTTTTATGGGAAAGACAGATTATCTAAGTCCAATGACATTTCCACTTCTAAAAAGTTGAGTGAATCAAAATAGACTGGAACGTTATCCAAGCCTTGGCGAATACTGGGTTTGATTCATATCGGAATTGCTTATCACTATGGATTTGATTTATATAAGTTTGACCAAACATTAATGAAGACAGCCAATGAATTTAATATCGGCGTGGTGAGCAGAGAAATATCGAATAATGAATAACTAACACTGAATTTCGAAAGGCACGTTGATCGACATTCGGTGTTCATTATTCATTATTAAGCGTTTGCTAAAGGCTTGCAAACGGCTTGAGTTCCGGGCAATCAAACTGACCTGGCCGAATTCATTTCTCCTTTCTTAGATTATCGTAATCAGCTTATCATAATGGAAATCATCAGATAACAATCCATTTAAATTATGAGTGAAATTAAGTATATTTATGTACATTAGTTCTGTACATAATATTAGAGCAATGAAAAAAGTAAAAGTCAATGAAGTACGAGAACATCTTGCGGATTACCTGTCGGATGCTGAGAAAGGGGAAGAGATTATCATCACAAAACACTCCCGTCCGATAGCACGATTGGTTCCCTTGAAGCCTTCTTCCACTGTTTTTCCGGATTTAAGCGACCATAGAAAGTCTGTAGCTATCAAAAATAAGTCTGTATCTGAAACGATCATTGATCAGAGAAAAGAAGAGCGATACTGATGTACATTGATACAAGCTGCCTGGCGGCATACTACCTGCCTGAACCGGGAAGTAACGCTGTACAGAAAATAATGCAGAAACACGATCCGATAGTCATCAGTTATTTGACGGAAGTTGAACTGCGATCCGCTATTAATAAGAAACAGCGAATGGGTGACCTGTCAAAAGATGATGGAAACCGAACCTGGAGACTGTTTAAGAAACATCGAAGAACGGGTCTTTTTGAAGTCGCTGAGATGGGCCCCGGTGTTTTCAAATCAGCGGAATGGATGTTGGAACATTCAACCAACGCCCTGCGGGCCCTTGATGCGATACATCTCGGAGTTGTGCATCACTATGGATTTGATTTATATACTTTTGATCAAACGTTGATGGAAACAGCAAAGGAGTTTAATATCGCCGTGGTGAGCAGAGAAATATCGAATAATGAATAACAAACACTGAATTTCGATAGGCACGTTGATCGACATTCGATGTTCATTATTTGTTATTCAGCATTCATTTCATACTCGCAAACGGCTTGAGTTCCGGTCCGTCAAACTGACCCAGCCGCGCTTTCATCTCACCTGCTTTGGCGATCATTGCGGCGTTGTCGGTGCAGTACTCCATTGCGGGAATCATCACATTTACTTTCTCTTTGTTAGCCATCGCCAGCACTTTGTTGCGCAGCATCGAATTGGCGGATACGCCCCCGGCAACCATTACCTCTTTTACGCCGGTTTTTCGAATGGCCCGGCGGAGTTTGATCACCAGCACATCAGAAATGGCGGCGGATACGCTTGCGCAGATATCATCCAGATGTACTTTTATGAACTCTTCATCCTGATCCTGCAGATAGTAAAGCACGCTGGTTTTCAATCCTGAAAAGCTGAAATCGAGTCCTTTTTTGGCCATGGCACGCGGGAAATCCACAAACGTCGGATCGCCGGTTTGGGAGTGTTTATCAACCTGTGGTCCGCCTGGGTAGGGAAGCTCAAGCATCTTGCCGATTTTGTCAAACGCCTCACCTGCGGCATCATCCCTCGTTTTACCGAGCAGGTTATGTTCAAACGGTTTGGGGACGTGCACCAGGCGAGTGTGTCCGCCGGAGACAATCAGAGCCACAAAAGGGAAAACTTCTTTATGATCGATAAAGTTGGCGTACATATGCGCGTCGATGTGGTTCACACCAATCAGCGGTTTCTCCCACGACAGACTCAATCCTTTCGCGAAACCAAGCCCTACCAGCAGAGATCCCATCAAGCCGGGGCCTTTCGCCACCGCAATCGCGTCGATATCGGGCATAGTGACTCCAGCCGTCTCAATCGCCTGGTCTACCGTTGCCCAGATGGTTTTGTTGTGCGCACGGGAAGCCAGCTCCGGCACCACGCCGCCAAACTGCTCATGTACCGTTTGTGATGCAATTACATTTGACAGCACCTTTCCATCAGAAAGTACAGCCGCCGCCGTTTCGTCACACGATGATTCAATTCCAAGAATATTCATATGGGAAAGATAGGGAATGTGGCGGCAAGAATTAACTGGTGAGTGGTGTGGGTTTTGGGGCCCCGGTCCAAAACTCCGTCCCCGGTCTAACCCTCAATCCCCAATCCTTGTCGGCGGCTTCACCTCATCTTTATCCAGATCTCTCGGCACCCGTATACGCTCCACCATCTCTCGAATCTCAACCGGCGGTACTTTCGTAAAGCGGCTGACACTCACGGCGATCACCAGGTTAATGATCATTCCAAGTGTGCCAATCCCCTCGGGCGATATTCCAAAGAGCCAGTTCTCCGCATTGTTCAGTTCCGGAAACATAAATGCAAAGTAGATGATATATCCAGCCGTAAACAGAATTCCGGCAATCATGCCGGAGATCGCCCCTTCCTTATTCATTCGGTTAGAGAAAATACCAAGCAGTATAGCCGGGAAAAACGATGCGGCCGCCAATCCAAATGCAAAGGCTACCGTTTGGGCCACAAAACCGGGTGGATTAATCCCAAAATAACCAGCTACGATCACGGCCCCTCCTGCAGCCACCCGGGCAAATAAGAGTTCCCGCTGCTGTGTGATATCAGGTACAAATGTTCGCCGGATCAGGTCGCGGGCTACGGCAGTTGAAATCACCAGAAGCAGGCCGGCCGCTGTGGAGAGTGCCGCTGCAAGTCCGCCTGCCGCAACCAGGCCTATCACCCAGTTGGGAAGCTGCGCAATTTCGGGATTTGCCAGGACCATAATATCCTGATCTATATAAAGTTCATTGGTTTCAGCATCGGGCGTATAGTTGATAATGCCGTCTCCATTTTTGTCATCAAACTCAATCAACCCGGTCTCTTCCCATGACGTAAACCATTCCGGAACTTCACTGTAGGGAGCGTCTTTCACCGTGTCGAGCAGGTTGGCCCGGGCAAATCCGGCTACGGCTGGTGCTGTGGTGTAGAGAATGGCGATGAAAAGCAGTGCGTATCCCGCCGAAATTCTGGCATCACGAACTTTCGGTACGGTGAAAAACCGCACGATTACGTGCGGGAGTCCCGCCGTGCCTACCATCAGCGCGGCCGTTATGAAAAAGACATCAATGGTGGATTTTGAGCCATCGGTGTAGGGATCGAACCCCATCTCCGTGCTCAATCCATCAAGACGATCGAGCAGATACTCGCCGGAGCCATCGGCCAGGGTACCTCCAAACCCAATTTGCGGTACGATATTTCCCGTCATCAGCAT
Above is a genomic segment from Rhodohalobacter sp. SW132 containing:
- a CDS encoding PhoH family protein, with protein sequence MPKTKKAKKIFVLDTSVLLYDSNAVKNFEKHDVAIPITVLEELDSFKKGNSVTNLHAREFIRYLDGISDSNMMKKWIPLNGKTHGNIRVVNDEDSKTDANRVFGSVKNDHRILNSALKLRESEKSKKVVLVSKDINLRLKARALSLDAEDYETIRIKDIDHLYRGKTDLEFNDNGLINELYKEGQLDPKKLEPSPPVSNHFYILKNHSSSALGYFNPGSEKVELVNRVNAYGISPRNAEQTFALHAIMNPEIQLVSITGSAGTGKTLLALAGALEQRSLYRQIFLARPIVPLSNRDIGYLPGDAQSKIDPYMQPLWDNLNIIKNQYKESSKAYQKLDEMVQTDKLSIVPLAYIRGRSLSNVIFIVDEAQNLTPHEIKTIITRAGENTKIIFTGDIFQIDTPYLDAQSNGLSYLVDRLNNNKIYAHINLEKGERSELANLASKFL
- a CDS encoding isoprenylcysteine carboxylmethyltransferase family protein, encoding MRNLSLTIPPVVVLIVTALLMWGISLVSPGFFVEWQLRWSMAVAITLTGILISLTGIVQFRKAKTTIHPMTPAETSTVVTIGIYSYTRNPMYLGMFLMLIGWGFYLMNPFSILFSFAFVGYMNRYQIIPEEQILESKFGEEYTQYKQSVARWFV
- a CDS encoding PHB depolymerase family esterase, producing MITSNLPLISIFSLTVLALMFPFQTAAQSDFKELFEEKEYHSDEGDKLPYRLLLPEQFEDGKNYPLVLFLHGMGERGSDNEAQLTWGVEAFAKEDFRQEHPAIVIAPQAPDDDYWANLDWRNEGSGLMEKPTKPLQMAYDLVQQIADEMPVDKNRIYITGLSMGGFGTWDLITRYPDTFAAAMPVCGGGDPSKAHLIKDLPIWTFHGAQDNVVPVELSRDMVQAIREAGGTPGYTEYPHVDHFSWIPAYEDRFALEWLFEQKKSEL
- a CDS encoding aldehyde dehydrogenase family protein — protein: MESMKDFLRTLGIEEKNEGTSTGQTFLEGSSENIVSYTPSDGSEIASVSVTTRKQYDEVVTKSEEAFKTWRMMPAPERGEIVRQIGLKLREYKEPLGKLVSYEMGKIYQEGLGEVQEMIDICDFAVGQSRMMYGKTMHSERPQHRMYEQWHPLGPVGVISAFNFPVAVYSWNAMIAAVCGDTVIWKGSEKTPLCGVAVQNITAEVLKENDLPEGIFSLITGAREVGEWLAEDERIPLISATGSIRMGKEVAKTVGARLGKTILELGGNNAIIISKDADLEMTIRAVVFGAVGTAGQRCTSTRRLIIHDSVYDELKERLTTIYENISIGDPLDSGTLVGPLIDKDAVNAMQEALRQVKDEGGSVVCGGDVLENLEGHYVKPAICEVENHYEIVQNETFAPILYMMKYSDLDEAISYHNGVRQGLSSSIFTLNMREAETFLSHRGSDCGIANVNIGTSGAEIGGAFGGEKETGGGRESGSDAWKAYMRRQTNTINWGDELPLAQGIEFDV
- a CDS encoding CPBP family intramembrane glutamic endopeptidase produces the protein MILNYSLKNIFKSLASQITKWKVHPGWYLLAIVLPFIEDIILLIFWLSGAPVIVVDRPLTDYLVRFSTTLFIAGSLEEFGWRGYLQPNLQKQYSALVSALFIGLIWAFWHFPVVFFGGASYEPQDFIGLIILLPLFSIVIAWLYNSTKKVLIIPMLFHASVNTPNPLKLSEIASDTQQMIFGLLVIGFWILFPIALVHFYGKDRLSKSNDISTSKKLSESK
- a CDS encoding NAD(P)/FAD-dependent oxidoreductase, producing the protein MGSRNEHRLIVIGGGAAGFFTAVNAARINPNLNVTILEKSREVLSKVRVSGGGRCNVTHHCFDPELLSKSYPRGEKVLRWSFEQFQARDTVEWFKERGVELKTEGDGRMFPVTDSSDTIINCLMDEAKKHGVTIRTKTKADKIEPLDDVGFRLHIHKSKPMLCDQLVLATGGFNRENAYEWLKDLGHSVRSPVPSLFTFNFREKIFADLAGISVERAEVQIKNTSFTEIGPVLITHWGLSGPAVLKLSAWAARELHEREYRYDVQINWLHPMNEQEVRKQLTNLRDDQSRKLVRNQNRLPFPARLWERFLELSHIKPDKRWADLSNKEIHELTQQLTRGTYNIQGKTTYKEEFVTCGGIPLNEVNPDTLESKKVPGLYFVGEVLDIDGVTGGFNFQAAWTNGWLAAQSIAGE
- a CDS encoding type II toxin-antitoxin system VapC family toxin; protein product: MYIDTSCLAAYYLPEPGSNAVQKIMQKHDPIVISYLTEVELRSAINKKQRMGDLSKDDGNRTWRLFKKHRRTGLFEVAEMGPGVFKSAEWMLEHSTNALRALDAIHLGVVHHYGFDLYTFDQTLMETAKEFNIAVVSREISNNE
- a CDS encoding PH domain-containing protein is translated as MAWLDKIIEPGEEMIFRSKAHESIVWVPFGLMVILFLIGSYGILFWLSVIFSLLGVFNYFYYEYAVTNRRIITKYGFFYIRYRELSLQKVDNVICWQNIADRRLGTGLITLFGVGITQHKFRRMANAMDFKHAVYSQLSTEQENYFEK
- a CDS encoding sodium:solute symporter family protein yields the protein MGIQGWTFLIVGLTFALYIFIAYLSRAGTTGEFYIAGGRVSPLANGLATAADWMSAASFISMAGLISFMGRDGSVYLMGWTGGYVLLALLLAPYLRKFGKFTVPDFVGDRYYSTAARMVAVVCAVFISFTYVAGQMRGVGIVFSRFLEVDISTGVIIGMVIVFFYAVLGGMKGITYTQVAQYCVLIFAYLVPAIFISMLMTGNIVPQIGFGGTLADGSGEYLLDRLDGLSTEMGFDPYTDGSKSTIDVFFITAALMVGTAGLPHVIVRFFTVPKVRDARISAGYALLFIAILYTTAPAVAGFARANLLDTVKDAPYSEVPEWFTSWEETGLIEFDDKNGDGIINYTPDAETNELYIDQDIMVLANPEIAQLPNWVIGLVAAGGLAAALSTAAGLLLVISTAVARDLIRRTFVPDITQQRELLFARVAAGGAVIVAGYFGINPPGFVAQTVAFAFGLAAASFFPAILLGIFSNRMNKEGAISGMIAGILFTAGYIIYFAFMFPELNNAENWLFGISPEGIGTLGMIINLVIAVSVSRFTKVPPVEIREMVERIRVPRDLDKDEVKPPTRIGD
- a CDS encoding type II toxin-antitoxin system Phd/YefM family antitoxin; translation: MKKVKVNEVREHLADYLSDAEKGEEIIITKHSRPIARLVPLKPSSTVFPDLSDHRKSVAIKNKSVSETIIDQRKEERY
- the tsaD gene encoding tRNA (adenosine(37)-N6)-threonylcarbamoyltransferase complex transferase subunit TsaD — translated: MNILGIESSCDETAAAVLSDGKVLSNVIASQTVHEQFGGVVPELASRAHNKTIWATVDQAIETAGVTMPDIDAIAVAKGPGLMGSLLVGLGFAKGLSLSWEKPLIGVNHIDAHMYANFIDHKEVFPFVALIVSGGHTRLVHVPKPFEHNLLGKTRDDAAGEAFDKIGKMLELPYPGGPQVDKHSQTGDPTFVDFPRAMAKKGLDFSFSGLKTSVLYYLQDQDEEFIKVHLDDICASVSAAISDVLVIKLRRAIRKTGVKEVMVAGGVSANSMLRNKVLAMANKEKVNVMIPAMEYCTDNAAMIAKAGEMKARLGQFDGPELKPFASMK
- a CDS encoding RNA methyltransferase; amino-acid sequence: MKIKPASNNQLKLWRKLLKTKYRKNEGLFIAEGERCVEQIVQSGSIEVETVVVENGYTPGRDISESELPMAAADQDDFHSISDTETPQGILAICKIPEEASINSLQSKTGLIVAMDAVQDPGNVGTMIRTASWFNTSGILFGDGSADPFHPKVVRSTAGATGTLPYMKGNLHELFNQFEQNGWEIFLMDGAEDADEIHDVKPSDKTILVIGNEGNGITDTLFSPGRRKVRIPGNSHTVESLNAAIALGIGLYTFMS